From Pseudomonas hormoni:
GCAGCGCGTAAGCGGTGGTGACGTGGAAGAAGAACTGCGGCAAACCGTAGCTCAGCAGGTAAGCCTGGCCGCTGAAGCGCTTCTCTTTCGGCGTGCCTGGACGAGTAACGATCTCGATGCCTTCCTTGCCGTTGATCTGCTCCGGCTTGATCTCGCCGATGTAAGCCAGAACCTTGGTCAGCAGCGCTTGCAGCTCGGCGAAGGTGGTTTCAGTGTCGTCGTACTTCGGCACTTCGATCTCGGCCAGACGCGAAGAAACACCCTTGGCGAAATCCACCGCGATCTGCACCTGACGCACCAGCGGGAACATGTCCGGGTACAGACGGGCCT
This genomic window contains:
- a CDS encoding DUF1993 domain-containing protein is translated as MTISLYDASVPVFKQLLTALSDVLNKAEAHATAKNIDPNAFLQARLYPDMFPLVRQVQIAVDFAKGVSSRLAEIEVPKYDDTETTFAELQALLTKVLAYIGEIKPEQINGKEGIEIVTRPGTPKEKRFSGQAYLLSYGLPQFFFHVTTAYALLRHNGVEVGKRDYMGAF